The Caulifigura coniformis genome includes a region encoding these proteins:
- a CDS encoding DUF1559 domain-containing protein produces MSLPDRGPRGRRGFTLIELLVVIAIIAILIALLLPAVQQAREAARRTQCKNNMKQIGLAMHNYHDVYSRFPNGRVTNVCGWSVAILPYLDGGNLYNTYNHNVAWDNVANDLFKTTRPQGYVCPSNPAADKLLDVDSASLTMDYAVLRNATDWANAVSLFEANKCLRMRDMVDGTSSTCMTYESAGRASWFVKGLENPTNPSGSGVSLGQSRTSRVRWSSNNNAGWIFPATIDINRGTNTIVQNLWVGNEFINNSNYYAAPYSFHVGGVHMLMGDGSVRFASQHISESTIRAFTSTNGNDILGEF; encoded by the coding sequence ATGTCCCTGCCCGATCGTGGTCCTCGCGGACGACGTGGATTCACCCTGATCGAACTGCTGGTGGTGATCGCCATCATCGCCATCCTCATCGCCCTGCTGCTCCCCGCCGTGCAGCAGGCCCGCGAAGCCGCCCGCCGGACCCAGTGCAAAAACAATATGAAGCAGATCGGTCTGGCGATGCACAACTATCACGACGTCTACAGCCGCTTCCCCAATGGGCGGGTCACCAACGTCTGTGGCTGGTCTGTCGCCATCCTGCCGTATCTCGACGGCGGAAACCTCTACAACACCTACAACCACAATGTGGCCTGGGACAACGTGGCGAACGATCTGTTCAAGACGACCCGGCCGCAGGGGTATGTCTGCCCGTCCAATCCCGCAGCCGACAAGTTGCTGGACGTCGACTCGGCCTCGCTCACGATGGATTACGCCGTCCTGCGGAACGCCACGGACTGGGCGAACGCCGTGTCCCTGTTCGAGGCGAACAAGTGCCTCCGCATGCGTGACATGGTCGACGGCACCTCCTCCACCTGCATGACTTACGAATCCGCGGGGCGGGCCAGCTGGTTCGTGAAGGGCCTGGAGAATCCGACGAACCCGTCCGGCAGCGGCGTGAGCCTCGGTCAGTCGCGGACGTCGCGAGTGCGATGGTCGAGCAACAACAACGCCGGTTGGATCTTCCCGGCGACCATCGACATCAACCGCGGCACGAACACCATCGTCCAGAACCTCTGGGTGGGCAACGAGTTCATCAACAACAGCAACTATTACGCGGCGCCCTACTCATTCCACGTGGGAGGCGTGCACATGCTCATGGGTGATGGCTCGGTCCGGTTTGCGTCCCAGCACATTTCCGAATCGACCATCCGCGCGTTCACCTCTACCAACGGCAACGACATTCTGGGCGAGTTCTAA
- a CDS encoding DUF1488 family protein, with product MASPRPQRVSFFPYSEWDADREAVAFIALVDGQRARCIITPAALSALASSPASTSLETYSDHRDAVEKLATALILEGRLDGRELMIHAADATRWLALQAEQAPLSAAEAQVEPPAQLPPESLIEPDSLTETATADSSPTPGS from the coding sequence TTGGCTTCTCCACGCCCTCAACGAGTCTCTTTCTTCCCCTACTCCGAGTGGGACGCCGACCGCGAAGCTGTCGCCTTCATCGCCCTCGTCGATGGCCAGCGCGCCCGCTGCATCATCACCCCCGCCGCCCTGTCGGCCCTGGCCTCCAGCCCCGCCTCCACGTCGCTCGAAACCTACTCCGATCACCGCGACGCGGTCGAAAAACTCGCGACCGCCCTCATCCTCGAAGGCCGCCTCGATGGCCGCGAACTGATGATCCACGCCGCCGATGCCACCCGCTGGCTCGCCCTCCAGGCCGAGCAGGCTCCGCTGAGCGCAGCAGAAGCTCAGGTCGAACCGCCGGCCCAGCTGCCACCCGAATCTCTGATCGAGCCGGATTCCCTGACGGAGACGGCCACGGCCGATTCGTCCCCCACGCCCGGCTCCTAG
- the mreC gene encoding rod shape-determining protein MreC produces MARSHHISWLLAAACLGAGGVLCAAPAPFHERVRGLVLDLLKPGMSAVVALRERRPAAISPKDSVASRERELELSRQLEQSRLDARRLQIEAARLRGEMDELRSEKPKPFVGETGLPLFAPDLLTARVLDTPSMDEIERTILTLGEGHAARVALAEWVLGEDGVTIDQGRDTHVLADSPVLSGRSVFGRVASAGRFTSRVQHISDTGFRAHAKLVRRSREKTVSGSEGLLVGAGEGLCRLELIAATEPVEPGDMVVTAATIPGIDEELYLGDVEKAELSAGASHWVITVRPAVSVSSQERVQVVRVGLHPGRKPVEGAEDESIKTAQRSEGKPQ; encoded by the coding sequence GTGGCCCGTTCGCATCACATTTCCTGGCTCCTCGCTGCGGCCTGTCTCGGGGCCGGAGGGGTGCTCTGCGCCGCCCCCGCGCCGTTTCACGAGCGAGTTCGCGGGCTGGTGCTGGATCTTCTCAAGCCGGGGATGTCGGCCGTCGTCGCGCTCCGCGAGCGGCGGCCGGCCGCGATTTCGCCGAAGGACAGCGTGGCCTCCCGTGAGCGGGAACTTGAACTGTCGCGCCAGCTGGAGCAGTCGCGACTCGATGCCCGCCGGCTGCAGATTGAGGCGGCGCGGCTGCGCGGTGAAATGGACGAATTGCGTTCGGAGAAGCCGAAGCCGTTCGTGGGCGAGACGGGCCTGCCCTTATTCGCCCCCGACCTCCTGACGGCCCGCGTGCTGGATACCCCATCGATGGACGAGATTGAGCGGACGATCCTGACGCTGGGCGAAGGTCACGCCGCCCGCGTCGCGCTGGCGGAGTGGGTCCTCGGCGAGGATGGCGTCACGATCGACCAGGGGCGGGATACCCATGTGCTGGCCGACAGCCCCGTCCTTTCGGGACGCAGCGTGTTCGGCCGCGTGGCTTCCGCCGGCCGGTTCACGAGCCGGGTGCAGCACATTTCGGATACCGGGTTTCGCGCTCACGCGAAGTTGGTGCGGCGATCGAGAGAGAAGACGGTTTCGGGATCGGAAGGGCTGCTGGTGGGCGCGGGGGAGGGGCTTTGCCGGCTGGAACTGATCGCGGCGACGGAGCCGGTCGAGCCGGGGGACATGGTCGTCACCGCCGCGACGATTCCCGGCATTGATGAGGAGCTCTACCTGGGGGACGTCGAGAAGGCGGAGTTGTCGGCCGGGGCGTCGCACTGGGTGATCACGGTTCGGCCGGCCGTTTCGGTTTCAAGTCAGGAGCGGGTGCAGGTGGTGCGGGTGGGGCTGCATCCGGGGCGGAAGCCGGTTGAGGGGGCTGAAGACGAGTCGATCAAGACGGCCCAGCGCAGCGAGGGGAAGCCGCAATGA
- the miaB gene encoding tRNA (N6-isopentenyl adenosine(37)-C2)-methylthiotransferase MiaB, producing MSHNGLLYIETVGCQMNVLDSELVVAALRQQGYSLTTDPKEADTVLFNTCSVREHAEEKIYSQLGRLKFARRSRPDVVIGVIGCMAQKDQDLIFRRAPHVDMIVGTGQLAEIPKLVDVARSTRKRQMALSLDRKEGSRTEVAASFESYDPLRDPEMRPTPWQAYVRIMIGCDKFCTYCVVPMTRGPEQSRLPRDILREVEALAAQGVREVTLLGQTVNSYKVTQDGRLWRMSDLIAAIHENPAIQRIKFVTNYPKDMTLDLLEAIRDLPKVSRYLHVPLQSGCDEVLKRMKRGYTTADYRDMMERINKTVPDVAVSSDFIVGFCGESDESFRKSLDAVREYRFKNSFIFKYSPRKGTKAFDLYPDDVAEDVKRRRNQELLTLQNAISEEDNAEMIGRQVEVLVEGPSKWAAKGREIDAIPGWHGGAAVGEGKAEGHSHHEEHTHAGSGSREIHHNDGFVPLSVIHSEETSKAVAAPGVSLASLAPTPATQSGALQLTGRTMCDRIVVFEGNPRLSGTLTTVAIDDCTPTTLIGRIVTREVQHGSSGLLPILM from the coding sequence ATGTCGCACAACGGCCTCCTGTACATCGAAACCGTCGGCTGCCAGATGAACGTGCTCGACAGCGAGCTCGTGGTCGCGGCGCTGCGGCAGCAGGGCTATTCCCTGACGACCGACCCGAAAGAGGCCGACACCGTTCTGTTCAACACCTGCTCGGTGCGGGAACACGCGGAAGAGAAGATCTACAGCCAGCTGGGGCGGCTCAAGTTCGCGCGCCGCAGTCGGCCCGACGTGGTGATCGGCGTGATCGGCTGCATGGCCCAGAAGGACCAGGACCTGATTTTCCGCCGCGCTCCGCATGTCGACATGATCGTCGGCACGGGACAGCTGGCCGAGATCCCCAAGCTGGTCGATGTCGCCCGTTCGACGCGGAAGCGGCAGATGGCGCTCAGCCTCGACCGCAAGGAAGGGTCGCGCACCGAGGTGGCCGCGAGCTTCGAAAGCTACGACCCGCTCCGCGATCCGGAGATGCGGCCGACGCCGTGGCAGGCGTATGTGCGGATCATGATCGGCTGCGACAAGTTCTGCACGTACTGCGTCGTGCCGATGACGCGCGGCCCCGAGCAGAGCCGACTTCCGCGGGACATTCTTCGTGAAGTCGAGGCGCTGGCCGCCCAGGGCGTGCGCGAAGTCACCCTGCTGGGGCAGACGGTCAACAGCTACAAGGTGACGCAGGATGGCCGGCTGTGGCGGATGAGCGACCTGATCGCAGCGATCCACGAGAACCCGGCGATCCAGCGGATCAAGTTCGTCACGAACTATCCGAAGGACATGACGCTCGACCTGCTGGAAGCGATCCGCGACCTGCCGAAGGTGTCGCGCTACCTGCACGTCCCGCTGCAGTCGGGATGCGACGAGGTGCTGAAGCGGATGAAGCGCGGTTATACGACGGCCGACTACCGCGACATGATGGAACGCATCAACAAGACAGTCCCGGACGTCGCCGTCTCCAGCGACTTCATCGTCGGCTTCTGCGGCGAGAGCGATGAGTCGTTCCGCAAGAGCCTCGACGCGGTGCGTGAGTACCGGTTCAAGAACAGCTTCATCTTCAAGTACAGCCCGCGCAAGGGGACGAAGGCGTTCGATCTGTATCCTGATGACGTCGCTGAGGACGTGAAGCGGCGTCGGAACCAGGAACTGCTGACGCTGCAGAACGCGATCAGCGAGGAAGACAACGCGGAGATGATCGGCCGGCAGGTCGAAGTGCTCGTGGAAGGCCCGAGCAAGTGGGCCGCCAAGGGACGGGAGATCGACGCGATTCCCGGTTGGCATGGCGGGGCGGCCGTCGGTGAAGGAAAGGCCGAGGGCCACTCTCACCACGAAGAGCACACGCACGCCGGGAGCGGCAGCCGCGAGATCCACCACAACGACGGCTTCGTTCCGCTGTCGGTGATCCACTCGGAGGAAACCTCGAAGGCCGTGGCAGCGCCCGGGGTTTCACTCGCTTCGCTCGCTCCAACCCCGGCCACCCAGTCCGGCGCCCTCCAGCTGACGGGGCGGACGATGTGCGACCGGATCGTGGTGTTCGAGGGGAACCCGCGGCTGTCAGGGACGCTGACGACCGTCGCCATCGACGATTGCACGCCGACGACGCTGATCGGACGAATCGTGACGCGGGAGGTGCAGCACGGGTCGAGCGGGCTGTTGCCGATCCTGATGTGA
- a CDS encoding DUF1488 family protein, translating to MLPLEKQVVFHRDERWIEKDQAMGVTVEVAGRRVTCLVSEDVLKTHFGSLRIGRFQAFRENRQQIEEVIARKIQPGETALQLGLTDFEDSADFIPWER from the coding sequence ATGTTGCCCTTGGAGAAGCAGGTGGTTTTTCACCGCGACGAGCGCTGGATTGAAAAAGACCAGGCAATGGGCGTAACCGTCGAGGTCGCGGGCCGGCGGGTCACTTGCCTCGTTTCGGAAGATGTTCTGAAAACTCACTTCGGCTCCCTCCGCATCGGGCGGTTCCAGGCGTTTCGCGAGAACCGCCAGCAGATCGAAGAAGTGATCGCCCGCAAGATCCAGCCCGGCGAAACCGCTCTCCAACTCGGCCTCACGGACTTCGAGGATTCCGCCGATTTCATCCCCTGGGAGCGCTAA
- a CDS encoding type III polyketide synthase: protein MSTQIAGWGFALPEGRVTQTEAAEHAVAMWGEQAGLGSTIPALYRRTGVKSRHSVIVEAHGEGAMPQSFYERAVDVDDRGPTTAARMAYYEQAALGLAARAAAAALEDADAPATAITHLVTVSCSGFEAPGVDIGLVRALGLSPGVTRTNVGFMGCHGAFNGLRVAEAFAASDPKARVLVVCVELCSLHQQYSSDPQQIVANALFADGAAAILVQSGPRKEQWRLLDQCSLILPNTIDMMSWRIRDNGFEMTLSPAVPDLIRKDLQGWLESWLPRNGLSLGDLRSYAVHPGGPRILNAVVESLGLRAEALDASRSILADYGNMSSPTILFILNRLRTTGAEAPCLALAFGPGLTIEAALFGSGA from the coding sequence ATGAGCACTCAGATCGCCGGGTGGGGGTTCGCACTCCCCGAAGGCCGCGTGACGCAGACGGAGGCCGCAGAACATGCGGTCGCCATGTGGGGCGAACAGGCCGGGCTGGGATCGACGATTCCCGCGCTCTATCGGCGCACGGGCGTGAAATCGCGGCACAGCGTGATCGTGGAAGCGCACGGCGAAGGGGCGATGCCCCAGTCGTTCTACGAGCGGGCTGTCGACGTTGATGACCGCGGCCCCACGACGGCCGCACGCATGGCCTACTACGAGCAGGCCGCCCTGGGCCTCGCGGCGCGCGCCGCGGCCGCCGCCCTCGAGGACGCGGATGCGCCGGCCACGGCGATCACCCACCTGGTGACTGTCTCGTGCAGCGGCTTCGAGGCGCCGGGCGTCGATATCGGGCTGGTGAGAGCGCTCGGCCTGAGCCCGGGCGTGACCCGGACGAATGTCGGGTTCATGGGCTGCCACGGCGCCTTCAACGGCCTCCGCGTGGCGGAAGCCTTTGCCGCCAGCGACCCGAAAGCCCGCGTGCTGGTCGTCTGCGTCGAACTCTGCAGCCTGCATCAGCAGTACTCGAGCGACCCGCAGCAGATTGTCGCCAACGCGCTCTTCGCCGATGGCGCCGCGGCCATCCTGGTCCAGTCCGGTCCCCGAAAAGAGCAGTGGCGGCTCCTCGACCAGTGCTCCCTCATCCTGCCGAATACGATCGACATGATGAGCTGGCGGATCCGCGACAACGGCTTCGAAATGACGCTGTCCCCCGCCGTCCCCGATCTGATCCGCAAGGACCTCCAGGGCTGGCTGGAAAGCTGGCTGCCCCGCAACGGACTGTCGCTCGGTGATCTCCGTTCCTACGCCGTCCATCCCGGTGGCCCGCGCATTCTGAATGCCGTCGTCGAGAGCCTGGGGCTCCGCGCGGAAGCGCTCGACGCCTCGCGCAGCATCCTCGCCGACTACGGCAACATGTCGTCGCCGACGATCCTCTTCATCCTCAATCGCCTGCGGACCACCGGGGCCGAAGCGCCCTGCCTCGCCCTGGCTTTCGGCCCGGGACTCACGATCGAGGCCGCCCTGTTCGGCAGCGGAGCTTGA
- a CDS encoding cysteine hydrolase family protein produces the protein MTDLPRLDRREFLATSAVAAGLSLTGSSNAAENGGAAAPTLQIHPRYHRWHVDAGKEWLETNTGQAHLDWTIPVSQAALVLVDVWSDHYLQDTAARADEIIKERFVPLLAGCRKAGLPIIHAPSPPQAIGHANHAKLAEPGSVPGPRDSWPPAPFRSKAGPYQSYRRPAEPREPEIRQVRDGLTIHPLVEPVGSEPVVATGDELHAVCREKGILFLLYAGFNTNACILVRDYGTLAMSQRGYEVILLRDCTTGMESPDSRPTMAQTNGAILFLEMFGQYSTTSDDVLAGLS, from the coding sequence ATGACCGACCTTCCCCGCCTCGATCGGCGCGAGTTCCTGGCCACCTCCGCAGTTGCGGCCGGCCTGTCCCTCACCGGCTCATCGAATGCAGCCGAGAATGGCGGGGCCGCCGCGCCCACCCTCCAGATTCATCCGCGGTATCACCGCTGGCATGTCGACGCCGGCAAGGAGTGGCTGGAAACCAACACCGGGCAGGCCCATCTCGACTGGACCATTCCGGTCAGCCAGGCGGCGCTCGTGCTGGTGGACGTCTGGAGCGACCACTATCTCCAGGACACCGCGGCCCGCGCGGACGAGATCATCAAGGAGCGGTTCGTTCCGCTGCTGGCCGGCTGTCGGAAGGCCGGACTGCCGATTATCCATGCCCCGTCGCCTCCGCAGGCGATTGGACACGCCAACCACGCGAAGCTCGCCGAGCCTGGCAGCGTGCCCGGCCCGCGCGACAGCTGGCCCCCCGCTCCCTTCCGCAGCAAGGCTGGACCGTATCAAAGCTATCGCCGACCCGCGGAGCCGCGCGAACCGGAGATCCGCCAGGTCCGCGACGGGCTGACGATTCACCCACTCGTCGAGCCGGTCGGGAGTGAACCGGTCGTGGCCACCGGGGACGAGCTCCACGCCGTCTGCCGGGAGAAGGGGATCCTCTTCCTGCTCTATGCCGGGTTCAATACGAACGCCTGCATCCTCGTCCGTGACTACGGCACCCTGGCGATGAGCCAGCGCGGATACGAAGTGATCCTCCTCCGCGACTGCACGACCGGAATGGAAAGTCCCGACTCCCGGCCCACCATGGCCCAGACGAACGGGGCCATCCTGTTCCTCGAGATGTTCGGCCAGTATTCGACGACGTCCGACGACGTACTGGCCGGGTTGTCGTAG
- a CDS encoding cold-shock protein, whose protein sequence is MAEGTIKRLTDKGFGFIDCGRGKDLFFHMSAVTGAKFDDLYEGQQVSFTEGRGPKGPNAENVKPV, encoded by the coding sequence ATGGCTGAAGGCACGATTAAACGTCTGACTGACAAGGGTTTTGGTTTCATTGATTGCGGACGTGGGAAGGACCTGTTCTTCCACATGTCGGCCGTGACAGGCGCGAAGTTCGACGACCTCTACGAAGGTCAGCAGGTTTCGTTCACGGAAGGCCGCGGTCCGAAAGGTCCGAATGCTGAAAACGTGAAGCCTGTCTAA
- the mreB gene encoding rod shape-determining protein, producing MYHRLRGWLCPDVGIDLGTANTLVAVQGEGVVVDEPSVVALEKGSRKVLGKGTAVGKLARQMLGRTPDSITAVRPMKDGVITDFELCESMLRYFLRKAHRGKFGFKPRVVIAVPGSITPVEKRAVFSSAERAGAGRVFLIEESKAAGIGAGLPISEPLASMVCDIGGGTTDVAVFSLGEIVSSQTVRVAGDRMDEAVVEYLRQHFSLRIGPQMAEQVKIEVGSAYPLMNEMAAEVRGLDTISSIPRKATITSEEVREALREPLTAIINCCKAVIERCDPELVADLADTGLVLTGGGALLRGLDELMREQLGIPVQVADDPLTTVARGTAVCLEHLEQWRDDLESDAA from the coding sequence ATGTACCATCGCCTTCGCGGCTGGCTCTGCCCGGACGTCGGCATCGACCTCGGCACGGCCAATACGCTCGTGGCCGTGCAGGGCGAAGGGGTGGTTGTGGACGAACCTTCGGTCGTCGCCCTGGAAAAGGGGTCGCGCAAGGTCCTCGGCAAAGGAACCGCCGTGGGAAAGCTGGCCCGCCAGATGCTGGGCCGCACCCCCGATTCCATCACGGCCGTTCGTCCGATGAAGGACGGCGTGATCACCGACTTCGAGTTGTGCGAATCGATGCTGCGGTACTTTCTCCGCAAGGCCCATCGCGGAAAGTTCGGATTCAAGCCGCGCGTGGTGATCGCCGTTCCCGGGTCGATCACGCCCGTAGAAAAACGGGCGGTGTTCAGCAGCGCCGAGCGGGCCGGGGCGGGCCGGGTGTTCCTCATTGAAGAATCGAAGGCCGCCGGCATCGGAGCCGGGCTTCCGATCTCCGAGCCGCTGGCGAGCATGGTCTGCGACATCGGCGGCGGGACGACGGACGTGGCGGTGTTCAGCCTGGGCGAGATCGTTTCGTCGCAGACGGTCCGCGTCGCGGGCGACCGCATGGACGAAGCGGTGGTCGAGTATCTGCGACAGCATTTCTCCCTGCGGATCGGCCCGCAGATGGCCGAGCAGGTGAAGATCGAGGTCGGCAGCGCGTATCCGCTGATGAATGAAATGGCCGCGGAAGTGCGCGGGCTCGACACCATCAGCAGCATTCCGCGGAAGGCGACGATCACGAGCGAAGAGGTCCGTGAGGCGCTGCGGGAGCCGCTCACGGCGATCATCAACTGCTGCAAGGCCGTCATCGAACGGTGCGATCCCGAACTGGTGGCCGACCTGGCAGATACGGGACTGGTGCTCACCGGCGGCGGGGCGCTGCTGCGTGGACTGGATGAACTGATGCGCGAGCAGCTGGGGATTCCGGTGCAGGTGGCGGATGACCCGCTGACGACCGTGGCCCGCGGGACGGCCGTCTGCCTCGAACACCTGGAACAGTGGCGGGACGATCTGGAGTCGGACGCGGCGTGA
- a CDS encoding tetratricopeptide repeat protein has product MNDPADLIASSLLLVVIGEGVLWTRRNEPGLSRWKFRALLYGIAMGLVPLLMAQPALFARFTTILTGLCLVLFVLLIVVLYFFKRQLQGVNRVLLHAQELHKVGKTSDAIAVLQNHRRDAARVDKNTESILLTEMARLSLEISDIDAAGRWLDEAETLSKWNQSVYSTRADLFARAGDRESACDVIQRGLANLPQSVWLNTDLAKHLTDAGRHDEARKALARTIELLDQEKHLDVFNPEEWKEIRIAPLVQQLGLAERPLVTDAD; this is encoded by the coding sequence TTGAACGATCCGGCCGATCTCATCGCCTCCTCGCTCCTGCTCGTCGTCATCGGCGAGGGCGTGCTCTGGACGCGGCGAAACGAACCCGGGCTCTCCCGCTGGAAGTTCCGCGCGCTCCTCTACGGAATCGCCATGGGCCTCGTTCCGCTGCTGATGGCTCAGCCGGCCCTGTTCGCCCGCTTCACGACAATCCTCACCGGCCTGTGCCTGGTGCTGTTCGTTCTGCTGATCGTTGTTCTTTACTTCTTCAAGCGACAGCTGCAGGGAGTGAATCGCGTCCTCCTGCATGCCCAGGAATTGCACAAGGTCGGGAAAACCTCCGACGCGATCGCTGTCCTCCAGAATCATCGCCGGGACGCCGCCCGCGTCGACAAAAACACCGAGAGCATTCTGCTCACCGAAATGGCGAGACTTTCCCTCGAGATCAGCGACATCGATGCAGCCGGGCGATGGCTCGACGAGGCCGAGACGCTCAGCAAATGGAACCAGTCCGTCTACTCCACGCGGGCCGATCTCTTCGCCCGTGCGGGGGACCGCGAGTCCGCCTGTGACGTGATCCAGCGTGGACTCGCGAATCTACCGCAGTCCGTCTGGCTGAACACGGATCTGGCCAAGCATCTGACGGACGCTGGACGCCATGACGAAGCCCGGAAAGCCCTGGCCCGAACGATCGAGCTGCTGGACCAGGAGAAGCATCTCGACGTTTTCAACCCCGAGGAGTGGAAAGAGATCCGGATCGCGCCGCTCGTTCAGCAACTGGGGCTCGCGGAACGTCCGCTGGTCACGGACGCAGATTGA
- a CDS encoding methyltransferase domain-containing protein, with product MDQPQSDRAAHKAALDGLRRVNRLCTSTGLLWKALHALSKNRPEPLRVLDIGSGGGDVVTRLARHARRAGVSMTFHGCDMSDSAVSIATEAAATAGADAFFFRQDVIGQGIPAGYDVVMCSLFLHHFDNDAARTLLTGMREAAGVAVFVDDLLRTKLGYALCWAGCRLLSRSPMVHYDGPQSVRAAFTLPEARNIFERAGYVGATFRKHWPERFLMQWNRT from the coding sequence ATGGATCAGCCGCAGTCCGATCGGGCCGCCCACAAGGCGGCGCTCGACGGGCTAAGGCGGGTCAATCGCCTGTGCACGTCGACAGGGTTGCTCTGGAAAGCCCTGCACGCGCTGTCGAAGAATCGACCGGAGCCGCTTCGGGTTCTCGACATTGGATCGGGCGGAGGCGACGTCGTGACGCGGCTGGCGCGTCACGCCCGCCGCGCCGGCGTTTCAATGACGTTTCACGGCTGCGACATGAGCGACTCGGCCGTGTCGATCGCCACGGAAGCCGCAGCGACGGCGGGGGCGGATGCGTTCTTTTTCCGGCAGGATGTCATCGGTCAGGGGATTCCGGCCGGCTACGACGTCGTGATGTGCTCGCTGTTTCTGCATCACTTCGACAACGACGCTGCGCGAACCCTGCTGACGGGAATGCGCGAGGCGGCGGGGGTCGCAGTGTTCGTCGATGATCTCCTGCGCACGAAGCTCGGCTACGCCTTGTGCTGGGCCGGATGCCGGCTGCTCAGCCGTTCCCCCATGGTGCATTACGACGGGCCGCAATCAGTGCGGGCCGCCTTCACGCTGCCCGAAGCGCGGAACATCTTCGAGCGTGCGGGATATGTCGGCGCCACTTTTCGGAAGCACTGGCCTGAGCGGTTCCTGATGCAGTGGAACCGCACATGA
- a CDS encoding FAD-dependent oxidoreductase, which produces MNVDSTVTAEVAAGRLWDVVVVGAGPAGCMTARELARAGCAVLLLEAKTFPRPKVCGGCINHRTVELLNQRGLGSLVPESGAVALHEFRIQLPYWAPRYRLPGGWSLTRARFDSLLVRSAIASGVSYLDEATGKLDDASEADWRTVRFERAGSSFAVRARIVVCAEGLSRSSMRHDPEFDVHISNDAFVGAGVVVDATAVPKLLKEQAPAGTVTMAVGTGGYVGVAQAELGQFSLGAAIRPAVVKREGSLGAAVVRLLRDSGLAGFPELAELAWHGTPLLKSNPSQRSGSRVFLVGDAAGYVEPFTGEGMAWAIEGGLSLAPIARAGASRWSDDLQRQWNDVYHRRIRRSQWICRGFLQALHRPGLGRITAAVFKRFPKAADRIIATINQPARSAGNGLHE; this is translated from the coding sequence ATGAATGTTGACTCAACGGTGACCGCCGAGGTTGCGGCCGGACGATTGTGGGATGTCGTCGTCGTTGGCGCGGGACCGGCAGGCTGCATGACGGCGCGGGAGCTGGCGCGCGCGGGATGTGCCGTGTTGCTGCTGGAGGCAAAAACGTTCCCGCGGCCGAAGGTCTGCGGAGGGTGCATCAACCACCGCACGGTCGAGTTGCTCAATCAGCGCGGGCTGGGTTCACTCGTCCCGGAATCGGGGGCAGTGGCGCTGCATGAGTTTCGCATCCAGCTTCCGTACTGGGCTCCGCGATATCGCCTTCCCGGCGGCTGGTCGCTGACGCGGGCGCGGTTTGATTCGCTGCTCGTGCGGAGCGCCATCGCATCGGGAGTGAGCTATCTCGATGAAGCGACAGGGAAACTGGACGACGCGTCCGAGGCGGACTGGCGGACCGTCCGCTTCGAGCGGGCTGGTTCGTCGTTTGCGGTTCGAGCACGGATCGTGGTGTGCGCGGAGGGGCTGTCGCGGAGTTCGATGCGGCATGATCCGGAGTTTGACGTGCACATCTCGAACGATGCGTTCGTCGGAGCGGGGGTTGTCGTCGACGCGACCGCAGTGCCGAAGCTGTTGAAGGAGCAGGCCCCCGCGGGAACGGTGACCATGGCGGTTGGAACGGGCGGGTATGTCGGAGTGGCGCAGGCGGAGCTTGGGCAGTTCTCGCTGGGGGCCGCAATCCGGCCGGCCGTTGTGAAACGTGAGGGTTCTCTCGGCGCGGCGGTCGTCAGGCTGCTGCGCGACTCGGGACTGGCGGGTTTTCCCGAACTGGCGGAGCTGGCGTGGCACGGAACGCCGCTGCTGAAAAGCAATCCTTCCCAACGAAGTGGCTCGCGAGTCTTCCTTGTGGGGGACGCCGCAGGTTATGTTGAACCGTTCACCGGTGAGGGGATGGCCTGGGCCATTGAAGGCGGGTTATCTCTTGCTCCGATCGCGCGGGCGGGCGCGAGCCGATGGAGCGATGACCTTCAGCGGCAGTGGAATGACGTCTACCACCGGCGGATACGTCGTTCACAATGGATCTGCCGCGGATTCCTTCAGGCGCTGCATCGGCCTGGACTGGGACGGATCACGGCGGCGGTTTTCAAACGCTTTCCGAAAGCGGCCGATCGCATTATCGCCACCATCAATCAACCAGCCCGGTCGGCAGGCAACGGACTTCACGAATGA